The segment GGGCGGCACTTTCCAGTTCCTGCCGCGTGTACGGTGCCTCGTCGAGCTTTCGCGCGGCCGCCATCAGCGCGTCGGCGCGGGCTTGGGAGACGACCGGCACGTCGATGAAGCAGCCGGACAGCAGGGTGTACGTTCCGGCTGGCCCGGGCGACGGCGGCATCACGGCGTAGCCGCGCTCGCCGCGCGTCTCGATGGCGACCGAGCGGCCGGTCGGTTCCGCTTCATTTGACATCCACGCCAGCTTCTCGCAGCCGCCCGGGCTCGGGCAGATCATCGCCACGTGGATGCCACCGCTCTGCGTCTGGCAGCCCGTCGGCCAGCTCGCCGACCAGCTCGCCGACCAGCGTCACCCACGCGTCGTAGAAGCGACGTTCGTCGAAGTCGAGCACGAGGTGACCGCCCTGGCCGCGACCGGAGATCGTGCCGCACACCGCGGCGAACGCCTGGGCGCCGCGCCACTTGGCCAGCTGCTCGGGGGCGGCGATCGCGGCCTGGAACGGCTTCCACGTGCCCGACTGCTTGAGTTGGCCCGTCTTGGGGTCCGGCCGCTCGACCTGCGGCAGCAGCTTCCTGTGCGGCCGCTTGGTCGTGCGGCAAATCGGCACGACGGACACGCCACCGGCGACGGCACGAAGCATTTCGTCGTAGATGCTCATCGCTCGCCCTCTTCCACGTGGAGCGTCACCCGCTGCACCCGCACGGCGGCGTTGCCGAACTCACGGCGGACGTAGCCGGCGAAGACGGTGGCCAGGGCCCGGCCCGTGTCGATCAGGCAGGACCGGCTGGCGTGGTCTAGCCCGATCAGCCGCAGCACCGTCGCGTGGTCCTGCTTGGCCGCCTTCTCCAGCCGCTTGTCCTCAGCCTTCAACTCCGCCAGCCGCCCCTCGACCTGTGCCCGCGCCGCCCGTACCGTCTCAGCCACCACCGCAGGGTCGCTGCCGATGCTGCGGATCTGCTCGACGACGAACGCCTCGTTCTCCGCCGCCGGCACCGACTTGCTCTGGCAGGTGTCCCAGCCCCGCTTGTGGGCGTTGAGGCAGACGTAGTAGCGGTACCGCTTCGTCCCCTTGCTGCTGTACGTGTTCCCCATCGAGCAGTCGCAGGGGCTGCAGCGAAGGATACCTTTAAGTAATGCGCCGTGGCGATTGCGGACGGCGGCACCGCCGGTCTTGCCGTTGCGACTGAGGACCGCCTGCACCTTCTGGTAGGTCTCGTCATCCACGATCGCGGCGTGCTCGCCGGGGTGGACCTCTTCCTTGTACCGCACCTTGCCGGTGTAGACGACGTTCGTCGGCAGCTGGTGCAGCGTGCTCTTGTTGAACGGCTGCCCGCCGCGTGGCGTACCGTCCCGGCCGACCCACGCCTTCGCCGTCCACCCGAGTTCGGTGATGGCGGCGACGGCCGGGATGAGGGCTCGGCGGTAGAGGTAGATCGAGAAGATACGCCGTACCTGCGTTGCCTCCGTATCGTTCACCACCAGCTTGGGGCCCTGCGGGCTGCGCAGCACGTCGTAGCCCAACACCGGGCGGCCCCCGGCGAACTTGCCCTTCCTGCGGGCGGCGGCGATCTTGTCCCGGATCCGCTCGCTGATGATCTCCCGCTCGAACTGGGCGAACGACAGCAGCACGTTCAGGGTGAGCCGTCCCATGCCGTGGGTCGTGTTGAAGTGCTGGGTCACGCTGACCAACGCGACCTTGTGCCGGTCGAACACCTCCATCAGCTTGGCGAAGTCCAGCAGGGAGCGACTGAGGCGGTCGACCTTGTACACCACGACGCAATCCACCAGCCCCGCCTCAATGTCCTTCATCAGCCGCTGCACCGCCGGACGTTCGAGGTTTCCGCCGGTGAAGCCGCCGTCGTCGTAGCGATCGGGCAGGCAGGTCCAGCCCTCGGTCTTTTGAGAAGCGATGTCGGCTTCCGCACTCTCCCGCTGGGCGTCGAGCGTGTTGAACGCCTGCTGCAACCCTTCCTCGGTGCTCTTGCGGGTGTAGATGGCGCAGCGGATGGTCTTCTGCGGTTCAATGATCTTCTTCACTTGGCCTCTCCTTCTGATAAGAGGTTGAAGAACCCGTAGCCGTTCCAGTGGCTGCCGGTGACGGCCTTGGCGACGGCGCTGAGGGAGCGGTAAACCGTCCCGTCCCACTCGAAGCCCTTGGGAAGCACCGTCACTTGGATGAGGCGGCCTTGGTACTGCCGCGTGAGGACCGCCCCCGGCATGGGCAACCGACGGTTCATCGGTGGCGCCGGCAGCGTCACCGTTTGCGCCACAGCGGGCGTGCGGGGAACGGTGGTGCGAAGGTCGGCGTCGCGGGCGATCTCGGCCGCCCGCGCCTTGGCCCGCTCGCTGAGGCCCCCTTCGGCCAGCGACTGCACACGCCAGCTGATGCGCTTGATCAGGAAGTCCTTGTTGCCCGACCGCGACGCCTCGCCGAAGATGTCGGCGTACTTCTGCCGCAGCTGCGCAGGGCTCATCTGGGTGAGCTTCGCCAGCTCGGCCTTGACGTTGATGCTCATGCTCTAACTCCTTGTCTCGGATGCGTTAACCACGTTGTCCATGTGTCCACGAGCGGGCCGACACGTCAAGTCGGAACCCGAGTGGAAAGACGGGCCGGGATTGGAGTGGCTGTCCGGGCCTAAAGCACCACGGCGGTGCAGGCGCAGCACGCCCATGGCGGCGAGGATCGCGGCGACCTCGCAGAGGCGGTCATTAACGGACATCACAGACGGGTCGGTCGGGTCGAGGTACGACATCGGTACTCCGGGTGGAGGCGATGCCCGCAACGACCTTCTCCTTGAGACGGGTGTGCTGCCTGGCAACGGGTTTTGTCGGGACCAACGCGAAGTCCCCTACCTGTTAACTACCGGGTTGGGGCGAGGAAGGGGTGGGAGAAGTTGACCTTTTCCCATTGAGTCGTGCCGTCATTTTTACATTCGCATGAAACGCCCGCTGATCGACGCAGTACAAGGCGTTGCGGTGCTGGCCAAGCGGCAAGTACCCATCACCGGAGGATCGCCCGTGGACATCGTGCGCTGCGTCGTCGCCATCGCCCTTTGCGTCAGCTCCGCGCTCTGTGGTGTTGGCCAAGCCAGCACAGGCGACCGGGCGATCATCGACACCGACTTCCGCACCAACTGCGACGACGCCGGCGCGCTGGCGATGCTGCACGCGTTGGCGGACCGCGGCGAGTGCGAGATCATCGGCGTCGTCGCCAGCACCACCGGGCCCCACGTGGTCGCGGCGATCGATGCGGTCAACACCTACTACGGCCGCGGCGACCTGCCGGTCGGCCTCAGCCCCCGGCCGTCGCTGCCCGAGGGGCCCGGGGCCGACAACTACGCGCCGGCCCTGGCGGACCCGGCGCGGTTCCCCAGCGACGCCACCAACGCTACCGCGCCCGAGTCGACGGCGCTCTACCGTAAGCTGCTCTACGGGTCGCCCGACGGCAGCGTGAAGATCGTGGTCGTCGGCGGGCAGAGCTGCCTGGCGATGCTGCTGCAGAGCGCGGCCGACCACGAGGCCGACGGCTCGATCGGCGTTACCGGCGCGGACCTCGTCCGCGCGAAGGTGAGGGAGACCGTCATCATGGGTGGCGCCTTCCGCCAGCCGAACCGCTGGGAGTTCAACATCAAGCTCGACGTGAAGGCCGCCGACGCGGTCGCGCAGCATTGGCCGGGACCGATCGTCTACTCCGGGTTCGAGGTCGGCGATCGCGTGATGACCGGCGGCACGCTCCAGCACCCGGACACGAACCCGATCGCGCTGGCGTACACGCTCGGCCAGCACACGGGCGACGGGGTCGGCAAGCCCGGCCCGCGTCAAAGCTGGGACCAGACCGCCGTCTACTACGCCGTTCGCGGCACGGGCGATGCCCAGTCGCCGCTGTGGCGACTGAGCGACCCGGTCACGATTCGCTTTAAGGGCAAGACCGAGTTCGCACCCGCCGTCGATGCCCTCGCGCCCGATCAACTGCGGCGCTACCTGATCGACGCAGCACCCAAGGCCGAGGTCGCCGGTCGGATCGACGTGCTCATGCTGCAACCGCTGGCCGACAGATAGCGCCCCACGCTGGCCCGGCCACGTCCGCGCAGGGATGCAGAGGCCGGGATGCAAGGGCCTCAACCGCTCGCCCAGTCCGCGGTGTCCAGGGAAAAGCGAGCCTAACCCCCGCCCCGTCCCGGCCGCGGCGGTAAGCGATGTGCTAGACTGTGCGAGCAGGATCGTCACGATAATCGTTTGCCGTCGATCCACGCAATCCAACAGAAGGCGAGGTGCTATGCCCGACATGCTGGTGAAGTTATATGACCTGCCGCCGCGCCATGCGGCGGTGGCGCGATGCGCGGCCGAGGGCATCACGATCCGTGGGGCAATGCCGTACGAGAAGACGATCGTGCTGGGCTGGATCCGACAGGAGTTCCAGGTTGGCTGGTCCGATGAGGCCGACGCCGCGTTCGCCCGCCAGCCGATCAACTGCATCATCGCGACCGACCGGGGACGCGTGGTGGGCTTCGCGGCCCACGACGCCACCGCCCGCGGCTTCTTCGGTCCCACCGGTGTGCAGGCGTCGCACCGTAATCGAGGCATCGGCAAGGCACTGCTGCTCTATAGCCTGCACGGGATGGCCGACCTAGGCTACGCCTACGCCATCATCGGGCAGGCCGAGGAGAAGGCGCGCGACTTCTACGCGAAAGCGGTTGGCGCCACGTTGATCCCCGGCTCGGATCCGAGCATCTACCGTGACTGGTTGAAGTCGTCTTAAAGCGACTCTCCTCTCCCCCTCCCGGCCGAGACGGACGATGGCGGGCGTGGCTAAGTGTGGTCGGCGGGTAAAGGTTCCGCTTGTTCGGCAACAACAATCTCCCACATTGAGCTACGTCAACCGCTGACGCCACCCTTGGAACGGCACGCACGACCTGGGCGTAAATGTCGTCGCGCACCCGGACCCGTTCGGCGTGCAGGCGCCGCTGCTGAAGATCCAGTGTAAAAAGCGGGGCAAGCACTGCCGGCCCGCCTGCGATAGCGTGTTAGCGATGACCAACCGTCAAGCATCACGAGCTGATGTGCCGGGAACGAAAGACAAACCAGCGGTCGCCCGTTTGGGGTCACCGCTGGTGATGGTGATGGGGGAGCTGGTCCCAGCTATCGACGTCTGGCTAGGAGAACCAAGCCGCCCATCGTGAGCAGTGCGGCCGTCGCAGGTTCGGGCACCGCGGCGACCGTGGCAAAGCCGATGTCGTCGATGCCCGCGGAGATCACACCACCGCTAAGCGTGATGGCGACGGTGGCGATGTCATGCTGACCATCGGGCGTTTCGAAACCAAAATAGACGTCGCGCCCGCGAGAATTGCCGCTCGCACCATCATCTAAGTCGGAATTGGACCCCCTCGCCGTCTGAATGTTCAGCAGGTTTCCCAAGCTATCGAAGTACGACACCTCCGCCGAATGGCTCAGGTACAGATTGGCGACCGCGAACCCGACCGCTGCCACGGAATTGACGCCGGTGGCAAAGGCGCCGGATGTCGAATCGTAGGAGCCAAACGTGATGTTGAGCGTCGCCGTGTTGGCGGTGGAGTTCAATCCAACGATCTCAAGGGCCGACGTGCCAGATGTCACGCGATGCAGGTTATTTATGTCCCTGCCCGAGTTGGCCGAATACGAACCGCTGAAGGAGAGGCGGACGTCGGGCAACGTCGGGTCTGAAAAGCTCAAGTAATTCGTCCCGGCCGCAATGTTGGAGCCCGACGTCGGGTTGTCCGTAAACTGCTGGATCGCCTGGAAGTCGGTGCGGGCCTCCAAGGTTGCCTGCGGCGTCAGGACATTCGAGCCTGACGCACTGCCGTTCGTATCGATCGTCTGTGCACCGGCCGGGTCGATGGCGCCTGCGCCCGCCACCAGCACCGGGTTCGTCAGCACCGCAGCATCGACGCCGGCCGACATCCATCCGGCAACGCAGGTTGCCGCCATACATACCAACAGTTTGCTCTTCATTTCGCTCATCTCCAAAATGCTTCGCGTTTGAAGCGACTATTCTTCCCACTATCGTGGCTGAGCATCGGCGCAGCCACACACATAGCGTGCGGCTCAATCGAGCTCGACGCGCACCGCGGTGCCACCGGCTTGCAGTGACGTTTGGACTGTCTTCGTCTGCCGACCCGCCGTCACGGTCACCTCGTACTGGCCGTGGAACCCGCGGACGTCAAATACGCCGCGCTCGTTGCTCCTGCCGCTGGCATCGGTCCACCAGTTCTTGAATACGAGGTGCTCGTAGACCTGGCCTGCGGGCTTGATGCTCCAGTCCTCCCGGAACAGCGCCGCGTTGGCTTTCCAATGAGCCCCCTGCCAGAACCCCCACATGACGACCGCGCGGACCGACGGGTGGCTGTAGGTGATCGTCAGGTAATCGCGCAGGTAGTCGGCCTGAAGTTGCTCATCCTCGGTGCCGATGTCGAACTCGGTGATCTCGATCGGGAGGTTGAACTCGGACAAACGATCCAAAATCTGCAGGACGCGATGCGGCGGTACCAGGCGAGCGCCGAAGTGGCTTTGATCGCCGAGCGCATCCAGCGGCGCTCCACGGTCGAGGAGGAACTTCACCGTGTCACAGAACGCAGCCAGGTGACCCTCGTGAAAGCCAATGACGCCGTAATCGTTGAGGTACAGTTTGGCGGCCGGATCGGCGGCACGGGCCAGCTTGAACCACTCAACCATCTCTTCCATGCCGAGGATGTCGGTCAGCACGTGGTTGTCGTGATGCTCGTTGACGACGTTCCACGACTTAATGGTGCCCGCCATCGTCGCCACCTTCGACGTGATGTGAGCGCGCACCCGTTGTCGCAGCCATTCCGCCGCTGCTTCCTTGCCGTCGGCCTTTACGTGGGCCTCGTACTCGGCCTTGCTGGCTTCATTGCGTGAGGGCGCTTGCCAATTCACGCCGTTGTATGTGCCGTTTATTTCGTTGGTCGTGGTCGGGATATGGGTCCACTTCTGCCAGACCATATGCGTTCCGTGCAGGTCATTCACCCCGTGAGACTGCAGCCACGCCGCGGTCTTCAACTCGTTTGGCCGGCCCGACTCTTCCCACCATCGCCAGGAGAGACCTGACACCACTGCGCGGTTGAACAAGCGGGTCAGTTCCTGTCGATAGCGCTCGGCCCCGGGCTTCGTCGAACGATCGCCGACGACCCACCGTGACTCTGCGACGTTGCCGAAGCCGAAGGCGTGTCGCTGCATCTGGACG is part of the Tepidisphaeraceae bacterium genome and harbors:
- a CDS encoding PEP-CTERM sorting domain-containing protein, whose protein sequence is MKSKLLVCMAATCVAGWMSAGVDAAVLTNPVLVAGAGAIDPAGAQTIDTNGSASGSNVLTPQATLEARTDFQAIQQFTDNPTSGSNIAAGTNYLSFSDPTLPDVRLSFSGSYSANSGRDINNLHRVTSGTSALEIVGLNSTANTATLNITFGSYDSTSGAFATGVNSVAAVGFAVANLYLSHSAEVSYFDSLGNLLNIQTARGSNSDLDDGASGNSRGRDVYFGFETPDGQHDIATVAITLSGGVISAGIDDIGFATVAAVPEPATAALLTMGGLVLLARRR
- a CDS encoding DUF2924 domain-containing protein, with the protein product MSINVKAELAKLTQMSPAQLRQKYADIFGEASRSGNKDFLIKRISWRVQSLAEGGLSERAKARAAEIARDADLRTTVPRTPAVAQTVTLPAPPMNRRLPMPGAVLTRQYQGRLIQVTVLPKGFEWDGTVYRSLSAVAKAVTGSHWNGYGFFNLLSEGEAK
- a CDS encoding nucleoside hydrolase: MKRPLIDAVQGVAVLAKRQVPITGGSPVDIVRCVVAIALCVSSALCGVGQASTGDRAIIDTDFRTNCDDAGALAMLHALADRGECEIIGVVASTTGPHVVAAIDAVNTYYGRGDLPVGLSPRPSLPEGPGADNYAPALADPARFPSDATNATAPESTALYRKLLYGSPDGSVKIVVVGGQSCLAMLLQSAADHEADGSIGVTGADLVRAKVRETVIMGGAFRQPNRWEFNIKLDVKAADAVAQHWPGPIVYSGFEVGDRVMTGGTLQHPDTNPIALAYTLGQHTGDGVGKPGPRQSWDQTAVYYAVRGTGDAQSPLWRLSDPVTIRFKGKTEFAPAVDALAPDQLRRYLIDAAPKAEVAGRIDVLMLQPLADR
- a CDS encoding bifunctional DNA primase/polymerase, which gives rise to MSIYDEMLRAVAGGVSVVPICRTTKRPHRKLLPQVERPDPKTGQLKQSGTWKPFQAAIAAPEQLAKWRGAQAFAAVCGTISGRGQGGHLVLDFDERRFYDAWVTLVGELVGELADGLPDAERWHPRGDDLPEPGRLREAGVDVK
- a CDS encoding endo-1,4-beta-xylanase, encoding MLKVLHSIPLMLTALATFAAVHVHGAAEPMMNGDDLDAFRLMGSNARRCEMTQVAVDGQPFTTALRINTNGPSHAWYDIQLMISNAEPIKKGDVLHARFSIRAEQVRTETREATAQFLFQRIHPPHTSHLRFGVGAGGEWQQYELPFRAVEDVAVGEGKFVIALGYDPQVVDVGGMSLRNYGPDVSVDSLPRTRLTYIGREPDAAWRAEAAARIEKHRKADLTVEVRDGDGQPVRDAQVRVQMQRHAFGFGNVAESRWVVGDRSTKPGAERYRQELTRLFNRAVVSGLSWRWWEESGRPNELKTAAWLQSHGVNDLHGTHMVWQKWTHIPTTTNEINGTYNGVNWQAPSRNEASKAEYEAHVKADGKEAAAEWLRQRVRAHITSKVATMAGTIKSWNVVNEHHDNHVLTDILGMEEMVEWFKLARAADPAAKLYLNDYGVIGFHEGHLAAFCDTVKFLLDRGAPLDALGDQSHFGARLVPPHRVLQILDRLSEFNLPIEITEFDIGTEDEQLQADYLRDYLTITYSHPSVRAVVMWGFWQGAHWKANAALFREDWSIKPAGQVYEHLVFKNWWTDASGRSNERGVFDVRGFHGQYEVTVTAGRQTKTVQTSLQAGGTAVRVELD
- a CDS encoding GNAT family N-acetyltransferase, translated to MPDMLVKLYDLPPRHAAVARCAAEGITIRGAMPYEKTIVLGWIRQEFQVGWSDEADAAFARQPINCIIATDRGRVVGFAAHDATARGFFGPTGVQASHRNRGIGKALLLYSLHGMADLGYAYAIIGQAEEKARDFYAKAVGATLIPGSDPSIYRDWLKSS
- a CDS encoding recombinase family protein is translated as MKKIIEPQKTIRCAIYTRKSTEEGLQQAFNTLDAQRESAEADIASQKTEGWTCLPDRYDDGGFTGGNLERPAVQRLMKDIEAGLVDCVVVYKVDRLSRSLLDFAKLMEVFDRHKVALVSVTQHFNTTHGMGRLTLNVLLSFAQFEREIISERIRDKIAAARRKGKFAGGRPVLGYDVLRSPQGPKLVVNDTEATQVRRIFSIYLYRRALIPAVAAITELGWTAKAWVGRDGTPRGGQPFNKSTLHQLPTNVVYTGKVRYKEEVHPGEHAAIVDDETYQKVQAVLSRNGKTGGAAVRNRHGALLKGILRCSPCDCSMGNTYSSKGTKRYRYYVCLNAHKRGWDTCQSKSVPAAENEAFVVEQIRSIGSDPAVVAETVRAARAQVEGRLAELKAEDKRLEKAAKQDHATVLRLIGLDHASRSCLIDTGRALATVFAGYVRREFGNAAVRVQRVTLHVEEGER